One Nitrospinota bacterium DNA segment encodes these proteins:
- a CDS encoding CbiX/SirB N-terminal domain-containing protein encodes MFNSGGKKEGDGVTENKTKAVILMGHGSRVPGAGDGMEKVAEALRKSGTSGIVETCYMSRLGPHFPETLERCVNAGAVEVALIPYFLHLGLHTRLDIPEMMKEQAAKHPGVKVIFGEHLGYDDSIVEIVKKRIESSWGRDDVRDIRLEPREKYPLPPGDMEFVPMSPCEAKRFKEKHDCGHGHHH; translated from the coding sequence ATGTTCAATAGCGGTGGAAAGAAAGAAGGTGACGGCGTGACAGAAAATAAAACGAAGGCGGTAATATTGATGGGGCACGGCAGCCGTGTGCCGGGCGCGGGGGACGGAATGGAGAAAGTGGCCGAGGCGCTAAGAAAGAGCGGGACGTCCGGCATTGTGGAGACATGCTACATGTCCCGGCTCGGGCCGCATTTCCCGGAAACGCTGGAAAGATGCGTCAATGCCGGCGCTGTGGAAGTGGCGTTGATCCCGTATTTTTTGCACCTTGGGCTTCACACCCGGCTGGACATTCCGGAGATGATGAAGGAGCAGGCCGCAAAACATCCCGGCGTTAAAGTGATTTTCGGCGAGCATCTGGGATACGACGATTCGATTGTGGAGATCGTGAAAAAACGGATCGAGTCGTCATGGGGCAGGGATGACGTGCGGGACATCAGGCTTGAGCCGCGCGAAAAATATCCGCTGCCTCCGGGGGACATGGAGTTTGTCCCCATGTCACCTTGCGAGGCGAAAAGATTCAAGGAAAAACATGATTGCGGCCATGGACACCATCATTAA
- a CDS encoding ATP-binding cassette domain-containing protein: MSKDIVMAVRGLAYSYGAGPEIIHGMDFDLREGEFAAVMGANGSGKTTLIKLLAGLLEPGKGDVLLSGQNMKSVPNDRRYTRIGVVFQNPDDQLFAMTVADDVAFGPRNMGLDEHTVMARVKQALELVHAAHLMDRGVAELSYGQKKRVAIAGVLAMGSSILLLDEPAAGLDPAGENSIMRLIGELNRNKNVTVVMAAHSVDMIPLFASRVMILDKGKIMTDGPMRVALTDGNLLDRAGLRLPYVASLMRELEIKDGLSFADLPLTIGEARRRILELLPESALDRPEGALP, translated from the coding sequence ATGAGCAAGGATATCGTCATGGCCGTCCGGGGCCTTGCGTATTCGTATGGCGCCGGGCCGGAAATCATCCATGGGATGGACTTTGACCTGCGCGAGGGGGAGTTCGCCGCCGTGATGGGGGCCAACGGTTCGGGAAAGACCACGCTCATAAAACTGCTTGCCGGTTTGCTTGAACCTGGCAAGGGAGACGTGCTCCTTTCAGGGCAAAACATGAAATCCGTTCCCAACGACCGGCGTTACACTCGCATCGGCGTTGTGTTCCAGAACCCGGACGACCAGCTTTTCGCCATGACCGTGGCCGACGACGTTGCATTCGGCCCGCGCAACATGGGATTGGACGAACATACCGTCATGGCACGGGTGAAACAAGCGCTGGAGCTTGTCCACGCAGCCCACCTTATGGACAGGGGAGTGGCCGAGCTGAGTTACGGCCAGAAAAAACGGGTGGCCATCGCCGGGGTCCTTGCTATGGGCTCGTCCATCCTGCTGCTCGACGAACCAGCCGCCGGGCTGGATCCAGCAGGGGAAAATTCCATCATGCGCCTGATCGGCGAGCTTAACCGGAACAAAAACGTCACCGTGGTGATGGCTGCTCACTCGGTGGACATGATTCCACTGTTCGCCAGCAGGGTGATGATACTGGACAAGGGAAAGATCATGACCGACGGCCCGATGCGAGTGGCGTTGACGGACGGGAACCTGCTGGACCGCGCAGGGCTGCGGCTGCCTTATGTCGCCTCGCTTATGCGCGAATTGGAAATCAAGGATGGCCTTTCATTCGCCGACCTTCCGCTGACTATCGGAGAGGCGCGGCGCAGGATTCTGGAGCTTTTACCGGAAAGCGCGTTGGACAGGCCGGAGGGCGCCTTGCCATGA